Sequence from the Methanosarcina siciliae T4/M genome:
TCTTTTTCAGGAGAAGCTCCCGGGCTGGGATCATGCCGGCTGGAATAATTTTCGTTTTCCGGGCTATGCAGTTTTCTCAGGAGAATGATCTCGTCAGAAAACAGCAGGGCATGGTTTGGTTCGTGCAGGGTCATCAGCACGGTGATATTCCGGGTTTTTGCCAGGCTGATTATGGTTTTCAGGACATGGATCTGGTTTTTCAGGTCAAGAAAGGACGTCGGTTCGTCAAGCAGGAGAAAATCAGGCTCCTGCACAAGAGCTTTTGCAATCATAACCATTTGCCGTTCTCCCCCGCTGATCCGGGTGTAGGGCCTCCTGGCAAAATGCGCCATTCCCATAAATTCCAGGACCTGGTAGGCTTTTTCAATATCCTCTTTTCCTGGGGTTGAAAACATGGAGATGTAGGGCATGCGGCCTGTAAGCACAACATCCAGCACGGAAAAAGGAAAGGAGGATTTGTGCATCTGGGATACGTGCCCCAGAATCCTTGCAAGCTCCCGATTTGCAATTTCCTCTATATTCCTGCTGTCGATATACACGGTTCCTTCGTTCTGTCTGAGAAATCCGTTTATGATTTTCAGAAGGGTCGTTTTCCCACAGCCGTTAGGGCCTACAAGGGTTACTACCGACCCTTTTTTAATTGAAAAGTTGATATTGTTTAAAACCAGGTTTTTTTCGTAGCTCAGTGTCAGGTTCTCTACGGATATGCCTTTGTTTTGGTTTTCGTTCATTCCCATCCCCCTATTTTTGTAGTCCTCAGGAGATACAGGAAAAAGGGAGCTCCAAGAAGCGTGGTAATAATTCCGACAGGGATTTCAAATCCGAAGGCAGACCTTGCAACATCGTCCACGAGGGCTAGAAATGCAGCTCCGAAAGTGATTGAAAGAGGTATGATCTTCCGGTGGTCCGGGCCGAAGATCATTCTGAGGATGTGGGGGACAATCAGCCCCAGGAGCCCTATAATTCCTGCTACGGCTACGGCCGCCGAGGCTGCAAGGGAAGCCGCGATTATGAATATTGCCTTATACAGCTCGACGTTCATGCCCACTGCTTTTGCCTCTTCTTCTCCGAGGGCGAGGACGTTAAGTTTCCAGCGCAGGAGATAGATGAGCAGGCAGCCGGCGAGCACAAGGGGAAAAGAATCCAGAAATTTGGCCCAGTGTGAGGTGTGGAGGCATCCCAGGGTCCAGTAAACAATGCTCTGGACGGCTTTTTCGTCAGTCGTAAACTGAATTATCGAAAGCAGAGCTGCAAAGACAGATGAAGTTATCACCCCCGAAAGCACAAGGGCAACAGTTGAAGTCTGCCCTCCAGTCCTTGCCATTACATAAGAAAACCCGAGCGCTGCCAGGCTGAAGATAAACGCTCCTGCCTGGACGGGCAGTTCAGGGATAACTGCGATAGACAGCGCAGCTCCGAAAGCCGCTCCCGAAGAAAGTCCGAGGATGTAAGGGCTTACGAGGGGGTTTCTGAATATCCCCTGAAACGTGGCTCCTGAAGTTGAAAGAGCCGCTCCTGTCATCATGGCAAGCAAAACTCTTGGGAACCGGATGTTGAAAATGATAGTGTCATAAACCGAAGGATAGCTGTATTCATATGCAGTAAAATGGGATAGAAGAACCCTGAGCAGTTCCGGAGGAGATAAAGGGTAGGTCCCGAGGAAAATCGAGAAGAAAAACACGGGTACGGGCAAAAGTAAAAAGCCTGCAAATGCCAGGCTTCTCCATTCCAGGTAAAAAGGGATTTCCGGTCCGCAGGCCGGATACCCTGTTTTTTCCTTTTCCGGGAACTTCATACCAGATCCTGTCCCTTATGCAGGTTCGAATCCCGGATAGTGGACCCCGT
This genomic interval carries:
- a CDS encoding ABC transporter ATP-binding protein, whose product is MNENQNKGISVENLTLSYEKNLVLNNINFSIKKGSVVTLVGPNGCGKTTLLKIINGFLRQNEGTVYIDSRNIEEIANRELARILGHVSQMHKSSFPFSVLDVVLTGRMPYISMFSTPGKEDIEKAYQVLEFMGMAHFARRPYTRISGGERQMVMIAKALVQEPDFLLLDEPTSFLDLKNQIHVLKTIISLAKTRNITVLMTLHEPNHALLFSDEIILLRKLHSPENENYSSRHDPSPGASPEKEDIPAFPEENIVSSGAPEKVMTPEKIKEAYGIDVEVLEHKGKRMIVPEI
- a CDS encoding FecCD family ABC transporter permease is translated as MKFPEKEKTGYPACGPEIPFYLEWRSLAFAGFLLLPVPVFFFSIFLGTYPLSPPELLRVLLSHFTAYEYSYPSVYDTIIFNIRFPRVLLAMMTGAALSTSGATFQGIFRNPLVSPYILGLSSGAAFGAALSIAVIPELPVQAGAFIFSLAALGFSYVMARTGGQTSTVALVLSGVITSSVFAALLSIIQFTTDEKAVQSIVYWTLGCLHTSHWAKFLDSFPLVLAGCLLIYLLRWKLNVLALGEEEAKAVGMNVELYKAIFIIAASLAASAAVAVAGIIGLLGLIVPHILRMIFGPDHRKIIPLSITFGAAFLALVDDVARSAFGFEIPVGIITTLLGAPFFLYLLRTTKIGGWE